A genomic segment from Clostridia bacterium encodes:
- a CDS encoding alpha/beta hydrolase: MMKEALDLTKEWDKTFKKSDKVDHKKVTFHSRYGITLAADLYEPKNASGKLPAIAVCGPFGAVKEQCSGLYAQTMAERGFITMAFDPSFTGESGGQPRYMASPDINTEDFQAAVDFLSVYEKADPERIGIIGICGWGGLAVNAAALDTRIKATASMTMYDMTRVNAKGYFDSADSEEARYNMKAALNAQRTADYKSGDHEQGGGVIDPLPDDAPFFVKDYHAYYKTPRGYHKRSLNSNNGWNKTGCMSFINQPILMYSNEIRSAVLLVHGEKAHSCYFSRDAYEAMVKDSKYAENKELMIIPNAVHTDLYDKVDIIPFDKLDRFFNDNLK, encoded by the coding sequence ATGATGAAAGAAGCTTTAGATCTGACAAAAGAATGGGATAAGACCTTCAAAAAGAGCGATAAAGTCGATCATAAAAAGGTGACGTTTCATAGCAGATACGGCATAACGCTTGCGGCCGACCTGTACGAGCCGAAAAATGCTTCAGGGAAGCTGCCCGCTATCGCCGTTTGCGGTCCGTTCGGCGCGGTAAAGGAGCAGTGCAGCGGCCTGTATGCGCAGACTATGGCCGAGCGTGGATTTATAACAATGGCGTTCGACCCTTCGTTTACGGGAGAGAGCGGCGGACAGCCGAGATATATGGCCTCGCCCGATATAAATACGGAGGACTTTCAGGCGGCCGTTGACTTTTTGTCCGTTTATGAGAAGGCCGATCCCGAAAGAATCGGCATAATAGGCATATGCGGCTGGGGCGGCTTGGCTGTAAACGCCGCCGCGCTGGACACGCGCATAAAGGCGACTGCCTCAATGACGATGTACGACATGACGCGCGTAAACGCAAAGGGCTATTTCGACTCCGCCGACAGCGAGGAGGCGCGCTATAACATGAAAGCCGCGCTGAACGCTCAGCGTACAGCCGACTATAAAAGCGGCGATCATGAGCAGGGGGGCGGCGTTATAGACCCGCTGCCGGACGACGCGCCCTTCTTCGTAAAGGATTATCACGCATATTACAAGACTCCGCGCGGCTATCATAAGCGTTCGCTCAACTCAAACAACGGCTGGAACAAAACGGGCTGTATGTCGTTTATAAATCAGCCCATACTCATGTATTCAAACGAGATAAGAAGCGCCGTTTTATTGGTTCACGGCGAAAAGGCGCACTCGTGCTATTTCTCGCGCGACGCGTATGAGGCCATGGTGAAAGACTCAAAGTATGCCGAAAACAAGGAGCTTATGATCATCCCGAACGCGGTGCATACGGACCTGTACGATAAGGTTGATATAATACCGTTCGATAAGCTTGACCGGTTCTTTAATGACAATTTGAAATGA
- a CDS encoding flavodoxin family protein, which produces MKIILLMGSPNKNGSTAILAAEFMRGAREAGHDVEFIDVCRADVHPCTGCVRCGYEGPCVQKDGMETIRAKLLSCDMVVFATPLYYYGMSAQLKTTIDRFCAFNSSLNSRRLRSALISVAWNDDDWTFDALTAHYKTLVRYVNLKDMGTVLGRGCGTPAQTKRSRYPDEAYKLGKSVN; this is translated from the coding sequence ATGAAAATCATTCTTCTTATGGGCAGTCCCAATAAAAACGGTTCAACGGCGATATTGGCCGCCGAATTTATGCGCGGCGCGCGCGAGGCGGGACATGACGTTGAATTTATAGACGTATGCCGCGCGGACGTCCATCCGTGCACGGGATGTGTGCGCTGCGGCTATGAGGGGCCGTGCGTTCAAAAGGACGGCATGGAGACGATCAGGGCAAAGCTTCTGTCGTGCGATATGGTCGTATTTGCCACGCCGCTTTATTATTACGGCATGAGTGCGCAGCTTAAAACGACGATAGACCGATTCTGTGCATTTAACAGCAGCCTGAACTCTCGAAGGCTCCGTTCGGCGCTTATTTCCGTTGCGTGGAACGACGACGACTGGACGTTCGATGCGCTTACGGCGCATTATAAAACGCTTGTGCGATATGTAAATCTTAAGGATATGGGAACGGTGCTCGGACGTGGCTGCGGCACGCCTGCGCAGACGAAAAGGAGCCGCTATCCCGATGAGGCGTATAAGCTGGGAAAAAGCGTTAATTAA
- a CDS encoding S-layer homology domain-containing protein, translated as MIKRMTALVLILIFGLTLPACAFDVSDEGENARDAGAFIDVPADAWYAEAAASVCERGLMTGVGEGRFSPDGHFTRAQLATVLYRMAGEPEASSEDGFTDTDPNAWYARAVFWAWQNKVINGVGDGLFAPDTPATQQMLVTMLWRMAGEPAALKAEDADEYASVASGWARANGAAPTQGEYVYAPKETATRAQTAYILERYLDLSDAAQPQAEKITLTAAGRTLEVEWYENSTVEALRELLKKGDITLTMTDYGGFEKGAPLPEALPENNEQMNTDAGDIILYRGQQFVIYYDKNSWSLTPLGKITGLEKSELRELLGEGDVTAVLSIGE; from the coding sequence ATGATAAAACGCATGACGGCGCTTGTCCTTATACTGATTTTCGGTCTTACTCTGCCCGCTTGCGCCTTTGACGTATCGGATGAAGGCGAAAACGCGAGGGATGCGGGCGCCTTTATTGATGTGCCCGCTGACGCGTGGTACGCCGAAGCGGCAGCCTCCGTTTGCGAACGCGGCCTTATGACGGGCGTCGGCGAAGGCAGGTTTTCGCCCGACGGCCACTTTACGCGCGCGCAGCTTGCAACGGTGCTTTACCGTATGGCGGGCGAGCCGGAAGCTTCCTCAGAGGACGGCTTTACGGATACCGATCCCAACGCATGGTATGCGCGGGCAGTTTTTTGGGCGTGGCAAAACAAAGTTATAAACGGCGTAGGCGACGGCCTTTTCGCGCCCGACACGCCTGCTACGCAGCAGATGCTTGTTACCATGCTTTGGCGCATGGCGGGCGAGCCTGCGGCTTTAAAGGCAGAAGATGCAGACGAATATGCTTCCGTGGCTTCAGGCTGGGCAAGAGCGAACGGCGCAGCGCCCACACAGGGAGAATATGTTTATGCGCCAAAGGAAACGGCAACGCGCGCTCAGACGGCTTATATTTTAGAAAGATATCTTGACCTTTCGGACGCGGCGCAGCCGCAGGCCGAAAAGATAACGCTTACTGCGGCGGGGCGCACGCTCGAGGTGGAATGGTATGAAAACAGTACTGTCGAGGCGCTTCGGGAACTTTTAAAGAAGGGTGACATAACTCTTACGATGACCGACTACGGCGGCTTTGAAAAAGGCGCGCCGCTTCCGGAAGCGCTGCCTGAAAACAATGAGCAGATGAATACAGACGCAGGAGACATAATTCTCTATCGCGGACAGCAGTTCGTGATCTATTACGATAAGAACAGCTGGTCGCTTACTCCGCTGGGAAAGATAACAGGCTTAGAAAAAAGCGAGTTGAGAGAACTTTTGGGAGAGGGCGACGTTACGGCTGTGCTTTCGATCGGCGAATAA